AGTCGGTAGAGCAGAGGACTGAAAATCCTCGTGTCGACGGTTCGATTCCGCCCTGTGGCACCACTTGTTTATAACTTCGGCATTACGCGCTGCACGCTGGGCGATCTTGCCGAGTTTTCTATTTTAGGACCTACTAGCTCAGTTGGTAGAGCACCTGACTTTTAATCAGGGTGTCGATGGTTCGAGTCCATCGTGGGTCACCATTCACGGCCCGTTGGTCAAGCGGTTAAGACACGGCCCTTTCACGGCTGGAACAGGAGTTCGATTCTCCTACGGGTCACCAACAACAATATCTCATGCCTTCGGGCATGGGATTTTTTTTGCTGTTTTACTTAAAATAGTTAAATAACGATGACTTTTGTCACAAAAGCAGGACTTAGCTCGATAAATGGTAAAATTAATAGCATGGTGTAGAAATAGAACGAAAAGAAAGAGAGTGAACGAAATGGCTAAAACGAGATTTCCTTTACGCATGCAATTGATGATGATGGTGAGCATTATCATTGTAGCTCTCCTGGCCGTCCTCAGTTTTGGCTTGTTCGAACTGAACGTCGTCGGCAAAGGGGCCAATGACATCGTCAAGCACACGGCGAACCGGGTCATGCAGGTCAGAGAGGCGCAGTTAGAATTTGCCAACACCTTAAATGGCGTAAGAGGCTTTTTGCTTTACGGCGCTCCGGCCTACGAACAGGAAGCGCGTGAAAACATCCAGAAGAGCATCAGCGTGATCAAGGCGTATAATGCGACTTCGACGATGCAGGATACAAAAGTGGAAGGCGCTAAACTGGAAAAGCAGCTGACCGATTATGCTGCACTGGTCGAGAAGATCATCGCCGCGAAGAAGGCCAACGATCCGCAGCTGACGACGCTGCTGGGCGAAGGTCGGAAATTGGCGGATGAACTGAACCAGCAGTATGTCAAGACCGCGGAACTGCAAAAGAAATATCTCACAGACAAAGGCACATCGCTCTTTGAGTCGGCGGAGCGGATGACGAATCTGGCGATGCTGGCCAGCCTGCTGATCGTTTTGGCCGCGCTGGCCTACGGCTTCTGGTACAGCAACAACATGGCCAAGCGCCTTAAAAACGTTTGTGACACCTTGGAAGAAGTCGGCCATCTCGATCTGCGCGGGCAGGATCGCCATCCGACGCGCAATGACGAGATCGGCGACATGGCGAATACCATTATTACGATGCGCAGAGCGCTGAAAGAATTCGTTGCCAAGGTCGGCAATACCAGCCAGATCCTTGGCGAATCGAGCCGCAGCCTTAGCGTCGCGGTGGATCAACAGCTACAGGCGGTGGAGTCGGTTGCGGACAATGCGACGCAGATTGCCGGCGGCGCATCGCACAACGTTGAGAATATCACGAACATTTCCTCGACGCTGCAGCAATTGTCGGCCAGTTCGGAAGAAGCGGCTGCCAGTTCGGCGCAGGTCAGCATGGGCACGAACGTCGCGGTCGACGAAGCGGCAACCGGCATGGAGCTCTTGGACAGCGTCGTCAAGCAAAATGAATTCATTTCGGAAGCGATGGCGGAGATCAATACGGTGACGCAAAATCTCGCCAGCGGCTCGGATAAGATCAAAGGGATCATCGATGTGATCGGCAGCATTGCCGGACAGACGAACCTCTTGGCGCTCAATGCGGCGATCGAAGCGGCACGGGCCGGTGAGGCCGGTCGGGGCTTTGCGGTCGTGGCCGAGGAAGTGCGCAAGTTGGCGGAACAAAGCGAGCAGGCGACGAAGGACATCGTCGAGATCATCACCGGTATGGGCGATGAGATCACGGCAGCGGTCAATACCGTCGGCAAAGCCAATCAACAGGTGGAACGGGGTAAGAATGCCGCCGCCTCGAGCAAACAGGGCTTTAGCGCGATTGTCGATAAGTTGCAGGACGTAAAGAACGGCATCGAGCAGATCGCGGGAACCGTTGATGAAATGGCCAAAGGTTCGCAGCTGATGGTCGGCAATGTTGAAAACATCAACGCCGTGGCGGAAGAGACGTCGGCGAACTGCCAGATGGTCGCCGCATCGGCGGAAGAACAAAGCGCGCGCATGCATGAGATCAGCAACAACGCAGAGCGTCTGCAGCAAATGGCAGGTGACTTGAAAAGCGTAGTGGAACAATTTAAAATATAAGCGAAAAGCAGGCTTTAAACAGCCTGCTTTTTCAGACTAGGAAATGCGTGAAAATTGGAAAAACAATTGTCTGAAAAGCGCATTTGGGTTAAAATGGAAGTAGTGAAAGACCAAATCGGAGAATAAGGGGTTGAGAACATGGAGAAAAGCCGCTTC
The nucleotide sequence above comes from Azotosporobacter soli. Encoded proteins:
- a CDS encoding methyl-accepting chemotaxis protein yields the protein MAKTRFPLRMQLMMMVSIIIVALLAVLSFGLFELNVVGKGANDIVKHTANRVMQVREAQLEFANTLNGVRGFLLYGAPAYEQEARENIQKSISVIKAYNATSTMQDTKVEGAKLEKQLTDYAALVEKIIAAKKANDPQLTTLLGEGRKLADELNQQYVKTAELQKKYLTDKGTSLFESAERMTNLAMLASLLIVLAALAYGFWYSNNMAKRLKNVCDTLEEVGHLDLRGQDRHPTRNDEIGDMANTIITMRRALKEFVAKVGNTSQILGESSRSLSVAVDQQLQAVESVADNATQIAGGASHNVENITNISSTLQQLSASSEEAAASSAQVSMGTNVAVDEAATGMELLDSVVKQNEFISEAMAEINTVTQNLASGSDKIKGIIDVIGSIAGQTNLLALNAAIEAARAGEAGRGFAVVAEEVRKLAEQSEQATKDIVEIITGMGDEITAAVNTVGKANQQVERGKNAAASSKQGFSAIVDKLQDVKNGIEQIAGTVDEMAKGSQLMVGNVENINAVAEETSANCQMVAASAEEQSARMHEISNNAERLQQMAGDLKSVVEQFKI